A section of the Sphingomonas ginsenosidivorax genome encodes:
- the rpsO gene encoding 30S ribosomal protein S15: MTITAERKTELVKIHARAEGDTGSPEVQVAILTERIKNLTEHFKGHKKDNHSRRGLLMMVNKRRSLLDYLRHKDGQRYLDLIAKLGLRK; this comes from the coding sequence GATTACCGCAGAACGCAAGACCGAGCTGGTCAAGATCCACGCACGCGCCGAGGGCGACACGGGTTCGCCCGAGGTCCAGGTCGCGATCTTGACCGAGCGGATCAAGAACCTGACCGAGCACTTCAAGGGCCACAAGAAGGACAACCACTCGCGTCGTGGCCTTCTCATGATGGTCAACAAGCGCCGGTCGCTGCTGGATTATCTCCGTCACAAGGACGGCCAGCGGTACCTGGACCTGATTGCGAAGCTCGGCCTTCGCAAGTAA